The genomic stretch ACGACGTTGGATTTTTCTTCTCTAAATCAAAAATTCGATTTAATCTTTGTGGATGGTAGTCACCATTACGAGGATGTTAAGAAAGATACAATGAATGTTTTTAATCTTCTAAAAGATGAGAATTCTATCATTATTTGGCACGACTATTTGAATACGTCATCCTCTGTTCGATGGGAAGTTTTTAGGGGGATTCTTGATGGCACCCCTCAGGATAAAAGAGGAAAATTGAGTCACATTTCAAATACATTATTCGCGATGTATTCGAACAAAGATTATGTTTCTCATGAAATGGAATTACATCCGGATCCAAATAAAATTTTCGAACTTAAAATTAGTGCTTCGCCTATTTTAAAATAGTTAGGTCATCAATACCAATAGGCCTTTCTACTGTGTATCCTTCGCCATATTTAGCGTTAACCGGTCTACCAAAATGCGATGCTCTCGACTTAATAAAATCCAGAAATCCTTTCACCGAAATTGGTGTTTCTGGCTCCTCCGAATTCTCCTGAAAAAACTGTGACTCGTAGCATTTAACAACCTCCATTTTCTGATCCATAAAGCCTGTTATGTCCACTACGAAATCCGGATTAATAAATCTATCCTGTGGGTAGTGATAAACAACTTTCGGACGCCAAGATTCATACTTTGTTTCTAGCTTAATCAATCCTGATTTAAAGCAAGCTTCTGAAATTAACTTAGCCGCATTGCCATGATCAGGATGTCTATCACTAGTTGCAGGGGCAATAACAATCTCTGGCCTATGCTTACGAATAGCATTCACCACAGCCATTTGACTCTCCTTTGAAGAATCCACAAAACCATCAGATAATTCGAGGTTCTCCGAAACGGATACACCAAGGACTTTTCGTGCAGCAGTACTCTCTTGTGTTCTAATCTCTGCTGTTCCTCGAGTTCCTAACTCTCCTCTTGTAAGGTCTACTATGCCAATTTCTTTACCAGAGGCAATGTATTTTAAAATTGTTCCAGAACATGCTAACTCAACATCATCGGGGTGCGCACCAAAAAACAGTATATCCATCATATGTAATTTGACAATAAAGATAAATAATTAGTACGGCATGATCTCTGCATATAAAAA from Flavobacteriales bacterium encodes the following:
- a CDS encoding class I SAM-dependent methyltransferase is translated as TTLDFSSLNQKFDLIFVDGSHHYEDVKKDTMNVFNLLKDENSIIIWHDYLNTSSSVRWEVFRGILDGTPQDKRGKLSHISNTLFAMYSNKDYVSHEMELHPDPNKIFELKISASPILK
- the bshB1 gene encoding bacillithiol biosynthesis deacetylase BshB1, giving the protein MMDILFFGAHPDDVELACSGTILKYIASGKEIGIVDLTRGELGTRGTAEIRTQESTAARKVLGVSVSENLELSDGFVDSSKESQMAVVNAIRKHRPEIVIAPATSDRHPDHGNAAKLISEACFKSGLIKLETKYESWRPKVVYHYPQDRFINPDFVVDITGFMDQKMEVVKCYESQFFQENSEEPETPISVKGFLDFIKSRASHFGRPVNAKYGEGYTVERPIGIDDLTILK